GCTCATCCCCTCGTTCAATGCAGCTTTAGAGATGATGTCCATTCCAGCCAGCCCTGCTTGTAGGAAAACCACACCCAAGAATGGCTTTGACTTGTGAAACAAATCATGCATGCTCTCTCGCGACATCTTCATTCTTACCGTCACAAAGACAACGTTTAGTCGGTGGCTCTAACGTTGTCGCGGTCCAAATCGAGACCTGCTAATTATAACCATACTATAGCATCAACCAAAAGATAACTTGAACATGCAAAATGCCACACTTAAACAACATGCATAATTGCAGCATAGCAAATTCGTATATggacaactatatatatatatatcataatagAATTAGTTACCTTTGTACGACTCGATTTCTTGAATTGATATTCACTCTCTAATcagtgtgagtgtgtgtgtgaaaaaaCAGGGGAGAGCATTTTGGTTATATATGCAGAGGAGAGGTGAGAAGTGTGGGTAAAAAAGCAGCCCAATTGCTCTAACACTCTATACGGCTTTTagctttcttttttcatatgcttttcattttctttttccttctctttttattttttcctgaATTTTTCCTGTTTCTATGgatttaaataagttaaatCTCACCATTTCCACGAATGAATGcgtaaagaaaatattgaggAAATGGCAGGCAGGTAACTTGGCAAAAACAtgcttttttttcctttttttaattgatcgaattgggggggggggggggcgatAATTTGTGGTCAAAATTATGTACAAGTACTAGCCTCCATGCCCAAAAATTTGGATTTTGCGCAACTTATGACTAGGGTACGTgtattttggtaaattaatcAAACTGTATTGAACCTGATTTTTcgatacaaattaaaaaattctgtattcttttttcaattccGATTTTGTATTGaactaatttttcttttattctttgaaATCgagaaattcaatttattattttgaattggatACGACTGTACCAAATGCCCACCGTAACTGGTCTATTATGACATGACGATTCAAGAATAATAGTGGATGAagattcttttttctgttttctttcattttcttagaAAAAGGAGTTAGAGTAGGTAGACattccacaaaaaaaaaaaaaagaaaaaagaaaagatgcttgcatttttatatataacttgGTAATAATTGGGCTGATTAGAGTTGTTTTTGTGTGATGAATCGATCTCATTGGTTCCTTTAATTTGCATGGTGTGTTATTTGTTTATCATTCTCTGCTTTCTCCATAAACATTGAATACCTGTGGACTCTTTGACCTCNNNNNNNNNNNNNNNNNNNNNNNAAATCAatcaatactttttttttttttaaataaccaCTTAAGCTTTTATTGCGtttaaaacacacacacaccaaaacattttagaaaaatagaattgtGGAAAGTCACAGCGAATTGTTATTAAGTACGACTATACAACAGTTCGTAATTGACATTTCTTTTAAGCGATGCCAAAACAGTAGTTATAACTGAAAACTATGGTAAGTAGTTTTATCGTAGTTAAAACCATACGACAAATGTTTGATTAACCATTGGCATTACTTGAGTTTTTTACATTGATTTTATGTGACCATAGtagaaattattgatttaacaTGATTTTTAATCGTAATCTGATGGAGCAAGCATCTCAAATGATTGCAAATGAGGAGTTTGAGTGAGCGGCTTACAAGTCCCATTGTCTTTTTTCCCTAAAAAGTTGTCTTTTCAGGATAAAATCGTGAGgttgtataaaattaaaacggATAATACCTTGCATAACAGGACAACGATCGAAATGCGTATCACAtcataatcatttataatatagagaatattttttagtaggATGGTTTATGTGTATAATGATAAGTTGTCCCAATACAgtgtttaattataatatgattgatGCATAGAGTAGGGAGTAGAGTATGGGGGTTTGAGTGAGTAGGTAGTAGATTTTATATGCTTTTTAAagacttttaattttaattgtggTATCTGCATTGGCATAGCACCAAAGACTACATATCTTACTTTGTTAAAAACTTGTGTCTCCTCTGGAATCTGACTCTTCTGCCCATTACGATCAACTTCGAATTTTTCACTAGTGTGTAGGCCACATCGGAATTATACCTCTCTCAAATTCCTGCTCTGTTTTTTGCTGCCCatatttcactatttttttttttattcagatcgagtttgattgaattaaattatttataaaataagtatagtaCATGTCTATCAcgtattttgttatttttataaaattacaccgCAAATATAAtgtacttgtcatataattgattcaaatatgACCAAATCCGATTCAATTAGAATGTCCCCACATTTGGATAAAACTTGTTCATATGAGGACTCCACTCCGCTTCATAGTTGGCTTTGAATTTGATGTCACCCAtaactttgaatttttttcgaTCTTGTAGATTATTACATCAGAATCATGAATTGCCATTTATGTCAATTCGggcatgatttattttttatttgtgttgtcGATGGGAATAATGTCAATTCATGGTTTATTTATCCGTGCAAAATTATGACACCACAAAGCATATATGTAAAGTTGTCGAAACAAAACTTATTACTTTTGAGTACATCTATTGACTAATTTTGAAAGCATTTTTTCGATATTCTTACACTCTATTCGTTCTATATTTACGAGAAATATGTGAGGAAATAATCTGGCATGATTGTTTTTTTAGTTTCTATGGATAGCAAGAAATGATTGAATATCCACACGTCCTATACGACACGAACCATGGCCccataattattatgaaatcTCAGTATTAACTATTAAACTAGaatcttattaataaataattaatatattttaactaaatcCCGACCAGTACATCAcctaatataaaaaagcatCACAAGTCGaagttcatttttgtttttattacaaaatgaaGACATCTAATTAACAATTACATTGAATCTTGACCTCATCAAAATGCAATAGCAacatcaaaaaatcaaatcccAAGAACACGACTTCTTCCGTTTGACGAGGTTGTTGCGTGTGAGCATAGAATTAAGACAGAAAGAGTCGCATTATTGAGAAGCCTTTACACAATAATTCGACAGAGCTTTTCGAGAAGGCAACAACAATGGAGTGCAGAGTTGCGTGGGTATCGATGTTTCGTGCATTATAAAAGAGCAGCGCCCACACAAACACCTCCtcttatcattatttttgtgCTACCCACTCCCAAAAGTAGAAGATAACTTTGCATCACATTTGTTTCTCCCGAAACTAAGAgcttgtttggttgtgttttaaatgagatttttttcatttttcactaTTTGAATAGGTGagaatttgtttggtcaagccatttttagtgagaatgcattcccattttaattctcaatttcaaatttatataggtTACATGGGCTTGTCATAGTTGTCTTTCCtatcacatcaaaaatacatatacctatattcgACATTCTCGcacctatatacctatatttggatataactaatccaaacatattctcagttttcgcacaaaaatcaataaagcatttctacacattttcaattgttggaagctgaaaatgaaaatgaaaacacaatcAAAGGGGCTCTAAATTTTCAATCACCTCCTCTAAaatatgacataattataaatattcgcTTATTCTAACGTCTCCCCGTGAACATTGTAAATTGtgcctctatttataggtTGGTATTTAATTTGGCAATAGGGTTCTAGAactttcaattaataattattaattatactgaaactttataaaaaataattcaagtgTTTGATAAAGCTCCACCAATattaatgtttatttaatttacattaatgGCTTCTCAACTCCCAACTTCACTATCAgcttaatcaaaataattaagcaaAGCATCTcatattataaagaattaattattaatattatatactttgCTTGCAAAAGATGTGCAAAGGAATCAGAGGTAAAGCGACACAACAAAACCACCCACTGCGAGAATAAgaattcctttttcttttctttttttttttcacaaatatcaagaaaaaatatatagtttttttactaataatattaaataaattacaacaatgcATCGAACGATACCTTAATTCAActaatacattaatatgactaaaaacgataattaaattacaatttctcACTATTCATATGTTCAATGGGACTAGAATCCATGAAGtaatatcaagaaaatcatatGCACTATTAATATTTGGTATTGTATATGTTCGAATCTTAAGATTTCTGTGGGGGTTTTCaccttattttgacaaaaaatagaGAGCTAAGTTTGGGCATGTTGCAAtaagaagaatatatataggtaAGAGATGAAATATGGTGCGTTGTGAAGGGATAGATGTGCTTTCCGACGCAGTGGGATTCGAAGAGGATCATATCAATATAAGGgttatttgtaatattctcTGTAGTATTGGCTgaaaaaaggataaaagagAGCAATACTTCAGCTTCCCACTATATATGGTAGACAAAACATTTTGGAccaaatcaattttcatattcGAAAAGggtaagaaaaatcaaattgacaagtttaataattttgtattcttttataattgaagatattttattttgtttcttgtggttcgtgattttatttttatggattttttttctctccgACTTCTTACTTTGTATTCGTTCTCCCCACactatttttgtatttttcttcgTCCTCGTCGatgccttctttttctttttcctgatACGTATTTTAGGATTTATtcattccaaatatatttttaataaaaaatactttcttCAGTAGTGATTGTTTAAAatgaatacatatatacaagacATTCTAGTAAAATACAActaaaaacaaagaaatgaaTGGGGGGAACCTTTATATAAAGTCGGAAACAATTATTGAAAGTTGGCGAGGGATTGGTTTGGCCCAGAAAGTTTAAAGTGATGAAGCTTTGAttcagattttattttctttccccTGCAAGAAAAAGTGGGCAAAATACTTCCTCAAATCAAATTCGATCGAATCAAACCAATCATAGAACAAGTATAATTCACTTGctctataattaatcatattttttaactgtataccaatcacatggtaaatatcatataattaatttagatccAACCAAACCATTTAGATTGCAACTCCCGAAAAAGTGAAAGCACGGATTCACtttgaagaaaagaagaaaaacaagtgCCGTATCAGTCAATCCATCCTGTAATTGGTAGAATTATGTGTAAGATGTTTTCTTCCACTGTCTCCTCTCCAAAAGGAAACACTGGTATAGACAGATGTATTACCCCTTCCCTAGAAACATAAAGAGTCAAGACAGTTATTTACTTGCCTCAAAATATGGATTTCCAGAACTCATGTTTACACATTTGCAGTAATGCATGTATTGCTGAATACCTTCGAGCACCCAAAGGCTTATAGCCTGAATTATCAGCTGTCAACCAAAAACTAACAAAGGTGGGGGAATTAAATCACCAATGTAACCATAGATAGAATTGCATCAATCTACGTCTAATGAGAGTTGGAGCAAGAGTATTTGCTTCCCTAACTTGAAGGGATTGGCAGACATTGATCTTTACACCATAAGAAACAAATAGAAGAaacttttttcaaactaaaatgCAATTCAGTGGCTTGAGGTTCAACTCAGTACAGTTCATAACAAAGACttatatatactaatcaaTTCCTTTAATGAAGATCTGCCAATAAAACACAATTGTCTAGCatcttctaaaaataatgaggGATAGCAATACAAGCAACACCGATATAGTCATAACAAAGACTAGTTCCTCGGTCAAAATGGTCAATTTAGGGGCATATCTGGCCAGCCAATCTTTAATCACAGGGTTTTGCTCAAGAACCACAGCAGGCTGATTTTTGAGCAGCTTGGGCAGATCCAGCTGCCTGGTCTGGTTGGGAAATTTTTATGGTCTGAGGCTGCATTCATGCAAAAACTCATGGATCAGTCTTTATATGGCACGTATAGCGCAAATAAACATGCCTGCAGGTAGCTGATAAACTCTTGATACCTCAGTCTTTGAGTCAGTTTCAGCAAGTCTTTGCTTTATGTCCCTGGCAATTGAGAAGAAAACCTCCTCCACATTCATGTTTGTCTTAGCACTCTGTTTGACATTATGATATTTAGACTGAATCATTTGATACAAAAGTCCAACATAAGCAATATGCTACTTACGGtctcaaaaaatttgattccGTATTCATCAGCAAGTGCTTGACCCTTGGAGGTAGGAACAGCCTGTGGAAATTTAATTAGTCACGCCATAGTGGGGAAAAGCAAACTTAGAGAAAAGTATGaacattaaagaaaataactgATATGTCAGTCTTTAGTTAATCATTCTGGCCATTTTTCGTGCTGGCTTCCTGTCATCACTCACTTATAATTCTGATTTATTGAATCTCATGTCTTACTGAAGGGGATTAGATTTTAtagtttcaaattaatttaaataaatgtaatctAGTTAATCATACTGGCATACCCTTTTGCTTTCATCCATGTCAGCCTTGTTTCCCACCAATATCTTGTTGACATTGTCAGAGGCATGCTGTTCAATGTTTCTGATCCAATTCCT
The nucleotide sequence above comes from Sesamum indicum cultivar Zhongzhi No. 13 linkage group LG11, S_indicum_v1.0, whole genome shotgun sequence. Encoded proteins:
- the LOC105174414 gene encoding ras-related protein RABE1c is translated as MAAPPARARADYDYLIKLLLIGDSGVGKSCLLLRFSDGSFTTSFITTIGIDFKIRTIELDGKRIKLQIWDTAGQERFRTITTAYYRGAMGILLVYDVTDESSFNNIRNWIRNIEQHASDNVNKILVGNKADMDESKRAVPTSKGQALADEYGIKFFETSAKTNMNVEEVFFSIARDIKQRLAETDSKTEPQTIKISQPDQAAGSAQAAQKSACCGS